From Campylobacteraceae bacterium, the proteins below share one genomic window:
- a CDS encoding FAD-dependent oxidoreductase, which translates to MSSVVIVGAGISGLCCAYYLHKSGHEVSIYDSSDLGRECSYGNAGLIVPSHFETLANPGILKKGFKWMLNPNSPFFLKPRFDMDLVKWLIKFNMFCTKKHVNDNKYFLRDINLYSLSLYKDLEKSDDLNFSLKQNGLLMLCKEEKTLEEERKLVSEAKELSLDAQILSLDEIKKLEPNVSFNALGASYFKSDAILQPYDFMMSIKKYLEDNNVKIYENCEIEDVNIQNNKIVSISSKDESISADNFVFTAGIATFKFAKKLNLNLSMEAGKGFSFKVDKNPSLNFSTPLILAEQKVAVSPYDSYVRFGGTMMLAGVDLSLNDRRITNITKAANSYINNLDIKKEDRKDLWAGLRPCSPDGLPYIGKDKNIKNLFVATGHAMMGVSLGPATGKIICDLINNTACDLDISKMDINRF; encoded by the coding sequence ATGAGCAGTGTTGTAATTGTAGGAGCTGGAATTTCTGGACTTTGTTGTGCTTATTATTTGCATAAAAGTGGACATGAAGTAAGTATTTATGATAGTTCTGATCTTGGAAGAGAATGTTCTTATGGAAATGCAGGACTTATTGTTCCCAGTCATTTTGAAACCCTTGCAAATCCAGGAATTTTAAAAAAAGGATTTAAATGGATGTTAAATCCTAATTCTCCCTTTTTTTTGAAACCTCGTTTTGATATGGATTTAGTAAAATGGCTTATTAAATTTAATATGTTTTGTACTAAAAAACATGTAAATGATAATAAGTATTTTTTACGAGATATAAATTTGTACTCTTTGTCTTTATATAAAGACTTGGAAAAAAGTGATGATTTGAATTTTTCTTTAAAACAAAATGGTTTGTTAATGTTGTGTAAAGAAGAAAAAACTCTAGAAGAAGAAAGAAAGTTAGTAAGTGAAGCAAAAGAGCTTTCATTAGATGCGCAAATTTTAAGTTTGGATGAGATAAAAAAACTTGAACCTAATGTTTCTTTTAATGCCCTTGGTGCTAGTTACTTTAAAAGTGATGCCATTTTACAGCCTTATGATTTTATGATGAGTATTAAAAAATATTTAGAAGATAATAATGTCAAAATATATGAAAACTGTGAAATTGAAGATGTTAATATTCAAAACAATAAAATCGTCTCTATTTCTTCTAAAGATGAATCTATTTCTGCTGATAATTTTGTTTTTACAGCGGGAATTGCTACTTTTAAATTTGCAAAAAAACTCAATTTAAATCTAAGTATGGAAGCAGGAAAGGGATTTTCTTTTAAAGTTGATAAAAACCCTTCTTTAAACTTTTCAACACCTTTAATATTAGCGGAGCAAAAAGTTGCGGTTAGCCCTTATGACTCTTATGTGAGATTTGGTGGTACTATGATGTTAGCAGGAGTTGATTTGTCTTTAAATGATAGAAGAATCACAAATATAACAAAAGCTGCGAATTCTTATATTAATAATTTAGATATTAAAAAAGAAGACAGAAAAGATTTGTGGGCAGGATTAAGACCTTGTTCCCCTGATGGTTTACCTTATATTGGAAAAGATAAAAACATCAAAAATCTTTTTGTAGCTACTGGTCATGCGATGATGGGAGTTTCTTTAGGCCCAGCAACTGGAAAAATTATTTGTGATTTAATTAATAACACAGCCTGTGATTTAGATATATCTAAAATGGATATCAATAGGTTTTAA
- a CDS encoding transporter substrate-binding domain-containing protein, translated as MNIVKKLAFLAVSVLAFGATSASADKLDKILSKGTIRCGVVLDFPPMGYRDAKNNPAGFDVEYCKDLAKALGVKLELKSMSFAQRLPALNAGKVDVVIGSTSDTLQRAKSAGFTMPYFVFKLQAMVKKDSGIKEFKDLKGKKITAALSTTPETEFLKNAKANGWDSSNYFSSKKESDTHLALLQGKADAIITTDTTIVELLKLPKYKDYKAGPFVPGFDDFVSIIVKRTEYGMINYMNLFIHQQVRSGRYKELNKMFYGNSPVRKLTVDGIYY; from the coding sequence ATGAATATAGTAAAAAAATTGGCGTTTTTAGCAGTATCGGTTTTAGCATTTGGGGCTACAAGTGCAAGTGCAGACAAGTTGGATAAAATTCTTTCTAAGGGTACAATTAGATGTGGAGTTGTTCTTGATTTCCCACCAATGGGATACAGAGATGCGAAAAATAATCCAGCAGGGTTTGATGTTGAATATTGTAAAGATTTAGCAAAAGCTTTGGGTGTTAAATTAGAGCTTAAATCTATGTCTTTTGCTCAAAGACTTCCAGCATTAAATGCAGGAAAAGTGGATGTTGTAATTGGATCAACGTCTGATACATTACAAAGAGCTAAATCAGCTGGTTTCACAATGCCTTATTTTGTATTTAAATTACAAGCTATGGTTAAAAAAGATTCTGGAATTAAAGAATTTAAAGACTTAAAAGGTAAAAAAATTACTGCTGCTTTAAGTACAACTCCTGAAACTGAATTTTTGAAAAATGCTAAAGCAAATGGTTGGGATTCATCAAACTATTTTTCTTCTAAAAAAGAAAGTGATACTCACTTAGCACTTTTACAAGGTAAAGCAGATGCAATTATTACAACAGATACTACTATTGTTGAATTATTAAAACTTCCTAAGTACAAAGATTATAAAGCAGGTCCTTTTGTTCCTGGATTTGATGATTTTGTATCAATTATTGTAAAAAGAACAGAATATGGAATGATTAATTACATGAACTTATTTATTCACCAACAAGTAAGATCTGGAAGATATAAAGAACTTAACAAAATGTTTTACGGAAATAGTCCTGTTAGAAAATTAACTGTTGATGGTATTTATTACTAA
- a CDS encoding amino acid ABC transporter permease — protein MFDFDYTFHWITVWNVFPEMLSAAMVTIEVAVISMIVGLFFAVFLSLGKDSSNELYRTPSIIWIEIARNTPALFQIYMAYFGLGAFGIHLSPYLAVMMALIFNNAGYLAETLRGGFASIPHTQMASSRSLGMTTFQAYRYIILPQVFKVVYHPMTNQMIWSILMTSLGTLVGMLELTGKTDQLQSLSFRTFEFYLVAAVMYFVIAKGTLLLAKLLAHKIFKGDA, from the coding sequence ATGTTTGATTTTGATTACACATTTCACTGGATAACCGTCTGGAACGTTTTTCCCGAGATGTTAAGTGCTGCAATGGTTACAATAGAAGTTGCAGTTATATCTATGATTGTTGGTTTGTTTTTCGCTGTTTTTTTATCCTTAGGAAAAGACAGTTCAAATGAATTATATAGAACACCCAGTATTATTTGGATTGAGATTGCAAGAAATACACCTGCATTGTTTCAAATATACATGGCATATTTTGGTTTAGGAGCATTTGGTATTCATTTAAGTCCTTATTTGGCAGTAATGATGGCGCTTATTTTTAATAACGCAGGTTATTTAGCTGAAACATTAAGAGGAGGATTTGCATCAATACCACATACTCAAATGGCATCATCAAGATCTTTAGGTATGACTACTTTTCAAGCCTATAGATATATTATTTTACCTCAGGTTTTTAAAGTGGTATATCATCCAATGACAAATCAAATGATTTGGTCAATATTAATGACATCTTTAGGTACTTTGGTTGGAATGTTAGAACTTACAGGGAAAACTGATCAATTACAATCTCTGTCTTTTAGAACCTTTGAATTTTATTTAGTAGCAGCTGTAATGTATTTTGTTATTGCAAAAGGTACACTGCTTTTAGCAAAATTATTAGCACATAAAATATTTAAAGGAGATGCATAA
- a CDS encoding amino acid ABC transporter permease: protein MTNKQIKYLIYSSIFLYAVYQTVVSVKASSLTYYDLVFLLEGLERTIYISFVSIVIGTFFGIIFGWMKVNMGTFGNIILSGFLDILRSVPLIIQLILFYSFMGILEIEISVFWVGAIILSAYTSAFVTEVVRAGIECVPETTRRAARSLGMTYWQDYRYIVFPLGLRAVFPSWISIVLSVIKDSALISVIGYLELLKTTEELIAKTNEALLLLLGIGLFYFIISYPISLYAAKLERKLKV, encoded by the coding sequence ATGACTAATAAACAAATAAAATATCTTATTTATAGTTCAATTTTTTTATATGCTGTTTATCAAACTGTAGTATCAGTAAAAGCATCGTCTTTAACATATTATGATTTAGTATTTTTATTAGAAGGATTAGAGCGAACGATTTACATTTCTTTTGTTTCTATTGTAATTGGAACATTTTTTGGAATAATATTTGGTTGGATGAAGGTTAATATGGGAACCTTTGGAAATATAATATTAAGTGGTTTTTTGGATATTTTACGTTCAGTTCCCTTAATTATTCAACTTATTTTATTTTATTCTTTTATGGGAATTTTAGAAATTGAAATATCTGTTTTTTGGGTAGGAGCTATTATTTTATCTGCTTATACTTCTGCTTTTGTAACAGAAGTAGTACGTGCAGGAATTGAATGTGTCCCTGAAACAACAAGAAGAGCGGCCAGATCCTTAGGAATGACGTATTGGCAAGATTACAGATATATTGTTTTTCCCTTAGGTCTTAGAGCAGTATTCCCTTCATGGATATCAATTGTTTTATCTGTTATTAAAGATTCAGCATTGATTTCTGTTATTGGGTACTTAGAGTTGTTGAAAACAACAGAAGAATTAATAGCAAAAACAAATGAAGCACTGTTATTATTATTAGGAATTGGTTTGTTTTATTTTATTATTTCATATCCTATTTCATTGTATGCAGCTAAGTTAGAAAGGAAATTAAAAGTATGA